Proteins found in one Mucilaginibacter gracilis genomic segment:
- a CDS encoding DUF6629 family protein codes for MCFSATASFGAGVALTVIGVASLKKVQHPSQILFAAIPLIFAVQQIAEGVLWLILPHPALLHLQKYITYFFLVFAQIIWPLWLPVAVLLLEKSKTRRLFQKILIGIGLLVSGYLTYCLIHYPVHADINCYHIAYEQVYPAKLRVMGGLLYIIATIAPPLFSHIRRMWILSLTVFISYIITTVFYDNYVVSVWCFFASVVSLSVYFIMREVSEIDKAFYKSYVRDK; via the coding sequence ATGTGCTTTTCCGCCACCGCAAGCTTCGGAGCTGGTGTTGCTTTAACCGTGATCGGTGTTGCATCATTAAAAAAAGTGCAGCATCCCTCACAGATTCTATTTGCCGCCATACCTTTGATTTTTGCGGTACAGCAGATCGCGGAAGGGGTGCTATGGCTCATCCTTCCGCATCCTGCCTTATTACATTTGCAAAAATATATCACCTATTTCTTCCTGGTCTTTGCTCAAATCATCTGGCCTTTGTGGTTACCGGTTGCCGTACTTCTACTGGAGAAATCAAAAACACGCAGGTTATTTCAGAAAATACTTATTGGCATTGGCTTACTCGTATCCGGGTACCTCACTTATTGTTTAATTCATTACCCGGTGCACGCCGACATCAACTGCTATCATATTGCTTATGAACAAGTTTATCCAGCAAAACTCAGGGTTATGGGCGGCCTTCTGTACATTATTGCGACAATCGCACCACCGCTTTTTTCTCATATTAGAAGGATGTGGATATTGAGTCTGACTGTTTTTATTTCTTATATCATAACAACCGTGTTTTATGACAATTATGTCGTTTCTGTTTGGTGCTTTTTTGCATCCGTTGTCAGCTTGTCTGTGTATTTCATCATGCGCGAAGTGTCAGAAATCGATAAGGCATTCTATAAATCGTACGTAAGGGACAAGTAA
- a CDS encoding BON domain-containing protein translates to MKTNHQLQIDVIDAIKWEPLLKQTKIAVEANEGVITLSGIVDSFIKKSAAVNTTKKIGGVKALVEKIEIQLNADHEKSDAEIAIGVLSALKANEDIPVDRIQIEVEDGHVTLDGKLEWNHQKQAAQQSASTVEGIKVLTNHIEIETDNPDDIEKEEIEQAIARNWALNNQDIQVCVSGNKVTLKGTVHSFYQRDVAEKMAWNAPGVCVVNNELIIGDIK, encoded by the coding sequence ATGAAAACTAACCATCAACTACAGATCGATGTAATCGATGCCATCAAGTGGGAGCCTTTGCTTAAACAAACTAAAATCGCCGTTGAGGCTAATGAGGGTGTCATTACGCTTTCGGGAATTGTCGATAGCTTTATTAAGAAATCAGCAGCTGTGAACACCACCAAAAAAATAGGCGGTGTTAAAGCACTGGTGGAAAAAATTGAAATTCAGTTGAATGCGGATCATGAAAAAAGCGATGCGGAAATAGCTATTGGGGTATTAAGTGCCTTAAAAGCAAACGAGGATATTCCGGTTGATCGCATACAGATTGAAGTTGAAGATGGGCATGTTACACTTGATGGTAAGCTGGAGTGGAACCATCAGAAGCAAGCGGCGCAACAGTCGGCGAGTACTGTTGAAGGCATCAAAGTGCTTACCAACCATATTGAAATTGAAACCGATAATCCTGACGATATTGAAAAAGAGGAAATTGAACAGGCGATCGCACGCAACTGGGCACTGAATAACCAGGATATTCAAGTCTGTGTATCAGGGAATAAAGTCACCTTGAAGGGTACCGTTCATTCTTTCTATCAAAGAGATGTAGCTGAAAAGATGGCCTGGAATGCCCCTGGCGTATGTGTAGTAAATAATGAGCTAATTATTGGTGATATCAAATAG
- a CDS encoding DsbA family protein, protein MNSALKNPITKRDHMLGIQAAPLVLLEYGDYQCSSCGDSYMAVNNVIQAMGEDIVFVFRNFPLTDIHPDAFDAALAAEAAALQNKFWEMYDLLFQNQAYLSENELFSYARRIGLDMDRFGQDIQSQALTSKIDADIESGLRSGVSGTPTFYVNGEKFDGDWTGDGLVQYLRELL, encoded by the coding sequence ATGAACTCAGCCCTTAAAAACCCGATTACTAAACGGGATCACATGCTCGGAATTCAGGCGGCTCCTTTAGTGCTGCTGGAGTATGGTGATTACCAGTGTTCGTCATGCGGCGATTCTTACATGGCAGTAAATAATGTCATACAGGCAATGGGCGAAGATATTGTCTTTGTTTTCAGGAACTTTCCGTTAACAGACATACACCCGGATGCCTTCGATGCAGCCCTGGCCGCGGAAGCAGCCGCGCTGCAAAACAAGTTTTGGGAAATGTACGATCTGTTGTTTCAAAACCAGGCATACCTAAGCGAAAATGAACTATTTTCCTATGCCAGGCGGATTGGTCTCGATATGGATCGCTTTGGGCAGGATATACAAAGCCAGGCACTTACCTCGAAAATTGACGCTGACATCGAAAGTGGATTAAGAAGTGGCGTAAGCGGAACGCCCACCTTTTATGTTAATGGTGAAAAGTTTGACGGCGATTGGACAGGAGATGGGCTGGTTCAGTATTTAAGGGAGTTGCTTTAA
- the mgtA gene encoding magnesium-translocating P-type ATPase, whose amino-acid sequence MGTDQYKAFWQFSQEAAFKMLNTGESGLEEQEAAKRIGEYGSNTIKTNSRYSVFFLFLAQFKSPVTIMLIVAALLSASLGDVMDTVIILTIVLISSFLGFWQEKGAANAVKELLKLVQLHCDVLRGGKKKEITVEEVVPGDLVILSAGDLIPGDSLLINSRELFVDEAAFTGETYPVEKLCGELPVDTPLSKRSNALFMGSHVISGKATALVIKTGVQTEFGKISLGLQSKAPETDFEKGIRKFGYMLMQITLLMVLIIFAVNVFLHKPVLDSFLFSLALAVGLTPQLLPAIISVNLSTGARRMAKLQVIVKRLSAIENFGAMNILCSDKTGTITEGKVNLKDTLDINGVHSDKVMQYAWLNASLQQGFHNPIDEAIASGYKGPPNTFKVQAEIPYDFIRKRLTIQVNNETQNIAITKGALKIILSICTQVETSDGKIGPIEDKEKSILQQYDKLSEAGLRTLGVAYKPGEAAHDFTREDEKEMTFLGFVTLFDPPKAHVAEILSNLNKLGVGLKIITGDNALVAKSLALQIGIKKPQILTGAALQKMSNAALIHQAPLTDIFAEVEPNQKERIIVMLKKAGKVVGFMGDGINDATALHTADVGISVNTAVDVAKEAADIVLLSQDLDVLTKGIVEGRRTFTNTMKYIFMATSANFGNMFSMAGASLFLPFLPLLPKQILLTNLLTDFPEMAISTDKVDEINIQSPQHWDMRFIRRFMLTFGLLSSVFDYVTFGILLLFLHVKEKTFQTGWFIESVISAILIVLVVRTRLPFFKSMPGRYLSAATAFVLLLVLALPATPLASLFGFIKIPVTLYGWMLLVVICYVAAAELAKRWFYRKLNKGTAK is encoded by the coding sequence ATGGGAACGGATCAATACAAAGCCTTTTGGCAATTTAGCCAGGAGGCGGCTTTCAAAATGTTGAACACCGGTGAATCCGGCCTGGAGGAACAGGAAGCTGCCAAAAGAATAGGGGAGTATGGAAGCAACACGATAAAAACTAATTCCCGATATTCTGTCTTTTTTTTGTTTTTAGCTCAATTTAAAAGCCCCGTGACCATCATGCTGATCGTAGCGGCGCTACTGTCCGCGTCTTTGGGCGATGTAATGGATACGGTTATTATTTTAACGATTGTACTGATCAGCAGTTTCCTTGGTTTCTGGCAGGAAAAAGGCGCAGCAAATGCCGTAAAAGAATTGCTGAAATTAGTACAGTTGCATTGCGATGTTTTACGTGGCGGAAAGAAAAAGGAAATAACGGTGGAAGAAGTGGTACCGGGTGACCTGGTTATCTTATCCGCAGGCGATCTTATTCCGGGTGACAGCTTATTGATAAACTCCCGGGAATTGTTCGTTGACGAGGCCGCCTTTACAGGTGAAACCTATCCTGTTGAAAAACTTTGTGGTGAACTGCCTGTCGATACCCCACTCTCTAAAAGAAGCAATGCTTTGTTTATGGGTTCCCATGTCATCAGTGGTAAAGCAACAGCCCTGGTAATTAAAACTGGCGTTCAGACAGAATTTGGCAAGATTTCCCTGGGCTTACAATCTAAAGCACCCGAAACAGATTTCGAGAAAGGCATACGTAAATTCGGCTATATGCTCATGCAGATTACCTTGTTAATGGTGCTGATCATCTTTGCGGTCAATGTGTTTTTACATAAACCTGTGCTCGATTCTTTTTTATTTTCCCTGGCGCTGGCCGTTGGCCTCACCCCGCAGTTATTACCTGCAATCATCAGTGTAAATCTGTCTACAGGCGCAAGGCGTATGGCGAAATTGCAGGTGATCGTCAAACGGCTTTCGGCTATTGAGAACTTTGGTGCCATGAATATCCTTTGTTCGGACAAAACAGGAACAATAACAGAGGGAAAAGTAAATCTGAAGGATACCCTGGATATTAATGGGGTGCACAGCGACAAGGTAATGCAATATGCCTGGCTTAACGCTTCCTTGCAGCAGGGATTTCATAATCCGATTGACGAAGCCATAGCTTCAGGTTATAAGGGACCACCGAATACCTTTAAAGTCCAGGCAGAAATCCCTTATGATTTTATCCGCAAGCGATTGACGATACAGGTAAACAACGAAACACAAAATATCGCTATCACCAAAGGAGCTTTAAAAATTATCTTGTCCATTTGCACACAGGTTGAAACCAGTGACGGAAAAATTGGTCCCATCGAAGACAAAGAAAAGTCGATACTCCAGCAATATGACAAGTTAAGCGAAGCCGGCCTGCGTACCTTGGGAGTTGCCTATAAACCCGGCGAAGCCGCTCATGACTTTACCCGGGAGGACGAAAAGGAAATGACTTTTTTGGGTTTTGTGACCTTGTTTGATCCGCCCAAAGCACATGTAGCTGAAATTTTAAGCAACCTGAATAAGCTTGGGGTCGGGCTAAAGATCATCACCGGCGACAACGCCCTGGTAGCAAAAAGCCTTGCATTACAGATCGGTATTAAAAAACCACAGATACTGACCGGAGCCGCATTGCAAAAAATGAGTAATGCAGCCCTGATCCATCAGGCCCCGTTGACGGATATTTTCGCGGAAGTAGAGCCGAATCAAAAAGAACGGATCATTGTTATGCTCAAAAAGGCCGGGAAGGTAGTCGGCTTTATGGGAGATGGCATCAATGATGCCACGGCGTTGCATACTGCAGATGTGGGAATCTCTGTAAATACAGCGGTTGACGTGGCCAAAGAAGCGGCAGACATTGTATTGTTGAGCCAAGACCTGGATGTGCTGACAAAAGGCATTGTTGAAGGCCGGCGGACCTTTACCAATACCATGAAGTATATCTTTATGGCTACCAGCGCCAATTTTGGAAATATGTTTAGCATGGCCGGAGCTTCGCTTTTTCTGCCATTTTTACCTTTGCTACCCAAGCAGATCCTATTGACCAATCTGTTAACTGACTTCCCTGAAATGGCGATATCAACCGATAAGGTTGATGAGATCAATATCCAATCGCCGCAACATTGGGACATGCGTTTTATCAGGCGTTTCATGCTCACCTTTGGCCTGTTAAGTTCCGTGTTTGACTACGTCACTTTTGGTATTCTATTATTATTTCTGCATGTAAAGGAAAAGACGTTTCAGACAGGATGGTTCATCGAGTCAGTCATATCTGCCATCCTGATTGTATTGGTTGTACGGACCAGACTACCCTTCTTTAAAAGCATGCCTGGCAGATATCTGTCGGCTGCGACTGCTTTTGTTTTACTTCTGGTATTAGCACTACCTGCCACACCTTTAGCATCGTTATTTGGGTTTATTAAAATACCTGTAACACTATATGGCTGGATGCTGTTGGTCGTCATTTGTTATGTAGCAGCAGCGGAACTTGCCAAAAGATGGTTTTACAGAAAATTAAATAAAGGAACCGCAAAGTAA
- a CDS encoding universal stress protein, translated as MKTILFPTDFSKNAIHAVKYGYYLARQIKADIVLFNAVIIPAEAPQAGLVVWPMEESDILLKDSTSELVKLKSSIEKSRDQSGFLPSVRCLNQTGILTAVVNEVISGEKIDLVVIGTHGSSGITTLLLGNHIRNMIDSVTRPLLLIPPAAKLSPVKKIAFATDFKNPEGDILSISVLAELATPLNAEIILTHIYEEEDKKPEFQQWIKRFVKELPEKVHFSNIKYKMYKSNGAQSGLEWLCNNGRVDMLAMVHRSHNFIDSLFRGSETQKMAHQIPIPLLVFPDRT; from the coding sequence ATGAAAACGATACTATTCCCGACCGATTTCTCAAAGAACGCTATCCACGCGGTTAAATATGGTTATTACCTTGCACGGCAGATAAAGGCGGATATTGTTTTATTCAATGCTGTAATTATACCGGCCGAAGCACCGCAGGCGGGATTGGTAGTGTGGCCAATGGAAGAATCTGATATACTGTTAAAAGACAGTACATCAGAATTAGTTAAACTCAAATCGTCTATTGAAAAAAGCAGGGATCAATCAGGTTTTTTACCATCTGTAAGATGTTTAAATCAAACAGGCATCTTAACGGCCGTTGTCAATGAGGTCATCTCAGGTGAGAAAATCGACCTGGTTGTTATCGGAACACATGGCAGCAGCGGAATAACTACGCTATTATTGGGAAACCATATCAGGAATATGATTGATAGCGTCACACGTCCGCTGTTACTGATACCACCCGCAGCAAAATTGTCACCGGTTAAAAAAATTGCGTTTGCTACGGACTTTAAAAATCCCGAAGGTGATATTTTATCAATTTCTGTATTGGCTGAACTGGCTACGCCACTCAACGCTGAAATAATACTAACACACATTTATGAAGAGGAAGATAAGAAACCCGAATTTCAGCAATGGATCAAGCGGTTTGTAAAGGAGCTCCCCGAAAAGGTACATTTTTCAAATATTAAGTACAAAATGTATAAAAGTAACGGTGCGCAGTCAGGTCTGGAATGGCTCTGTAACAACGGTCGGGTCGATATGCTCGCCATGGTACATCGCTCACATAATTTTATTGATAGTCTTTTCAGGGGAAGCGAGACACAAAAAATGGCACATCAGATACCAATTCCTTTGTTGGTTTTTCCAGATAGAACCTAA
- a CDS encoding oleate hydratase, with protein MNNLNKKRVNPTQHRKVYLIGGGIASLASAAYFIRDGQINPDNIIIYEELNVAGGSLDSAGNPEDGYVMRGGRMLNFSYLCTYDLFSFIPSLSDPGIMVLDEIKAFNRNIKTHSQARVVENGHILDVSSMGFSNKDRLDLIEMMAVGENHLGIKRINEWFAPEFFKTNFWFMWDTMFAFQPWHSAVEFKRYLHRFIHEFKRINTLAGVDRTPYNQFDSLAKPLINWLKQQGVHFQIGVSVTDLDFSLTGEKLTVQQIHLIDGGKKKSVKIGVNDMVLVTIGSMTADSSLGSMHAAPELITDKRDGSWKLWEAIAKHSDQFGHPSVFDNHVDESKWESFTVTCQGTDFFERMKTFSGNDAGTGGLVTFKDSNWLMSIVLAYQPHFIGQPDDVTVFWGYGLFPDNEGNFVKKKMADCSGTEILTELFSHLQFDTLNDRLLKTANCIPCMLPYITSQFLIRAPGDRPQVIPEISENIAFIGQFAEVPDDVVFTVEYSVRTAQTAVYGLLELDKKTIPMYKGDHHIDVLFDAMKTMIS; from the coding sequence ATGAATAATCTAAATAAAAAACGGGTTAACCCGACTCAACACCGGAAGGTCTATCTTATCGGCGGCGGTATCGCATCTTTAGCAAGTGCTGCTTATTTCATAAGAGATGGCCAAATTAATCCTGATAATATCATAATTTACGAAGAGCTGAATGTTGCTGGCGGCAGTCTTGATAGTGCAGGTAACCCGGAAGATGGTTACGTGATGCGTGGCGGCAGGATGCTGAATTTCAGCTACCTGTGTACGTATGATCTTTTTTCATTTATTCCATCGCTGTCCGATCCGGGCATCATGGTACTGGATGAAATTAAGGCCTTCAACCGGAATATTAAAACCCATTCACAGGCCCGGGTAGTGGAAAACGGCCATATATTAGATGTTTCGTCAATGGGATTTAGCAATAAGGACAGACTTGATCTGATCGAGATGATGGCTGTAGGCGAAAACCATTTGGGCATCAAACGCATCAATGAATGGTTTGCCCCGGAATTTTTCAAGACCAACTTCTGGTTTATGTGGGATACCATGTTCGCCTTTCAGCCCTGGCACAGCGCTGTGGAGTTTAAACGTTATCTACATCGTTTTATCCATGAGTTTAAACGGATCAATACTTTAGCTGGCGTAGACAGGACGCCCTATAACCAATTTGATTCTTTAGCCAAGCCGTTAATCAACTGGTTAAAACAGCAGGGCGTTCATTTTCAAATAGGTGTCAGCGTAACTGATCTGGATTTCTCATTAACGGGCGAAAAGCTGACCGTGCAGCAAATTCATTTAATTGATGGCGGAAAAAAGAAATCTGTAAAGATTGGCGTAAACGATATGGTACTGGTAACCATTGGCTCAATGACTGCTGATTCAAGTTTAGGATCGATGCATGCTGCCCCCGAACTCATTACTGATAAACGTGACGGCAGCTGGAAATTATGGGAAGCCATTGCAAAACACAGTGACCAATTCGGTCATCCGTCGGTATTTGACAACCATGTCGATGAATCAAAATGGGAATCATTTACGGTAACTTGCCAGGGTACAGACTTTTTTGAACGGATGAAAACGTTTTCGGGCAATGACGCCGGAACCGGCGGCCTGGTAACTTTTAAGGACTCCAATTGGCTGATGTCAATTGTTTTAGCCTACCAGCCTCATTTCATCGGCCAGCCTGATGACGTGACCGTTTTTTGGGGGTATGGCTTGTTCCCCGATAATGAGGGAAACTTTGTAAAAAAGAAAATGGCCGACTGTAGCGGTACCGAAATACTGACCGAATTATTTTCCCACCTTCAATTTGACACGTTAAACGACCGGCTACTGAAAACCGCTAACTGCATTCCCTGCATGTTGCCGTACATCACCAGTCAGTTTTTAATACGGGCACCGGGCGACAGGCCGCAGGTTATACCAGAAATATCGGAAAACATCGCCTTTATCGGGCAGTTCGCAGAAGTGCCCGACGACGTGGTATTCACCGTAGAATATTCTGTAAGAACTGCGCAGACCGCAGTTTACGGATTATTGGAACTCGATAAAAAAACGATTCCAATGTATAAGGGCGATCATCATATTGATGTATTATTTGATGCAATGAAAACCATGATTTCATAA
- the adhP gene encoding alcohol dehydrogenase AdhP, whose protein sequence is MIPKTMKAAVIRGFGQPLHIEEMPVKEPGENQILVKVIACGVCHTDLHACQGDWPAKPMMPLIPGHEALGYVVALGRGVKHIKEGDIVGVPWLYSACGNCDYCYTGWETLCETQQNGGYSVDGGFAEYVVADAGYVAHFPPNINFTEMAPIICAGVTVYKGLKQTDAKSGEWVAISGIGGLGHLAVQYAKAMGFHVAAIDIADDKLALAKSLGADLVVNAKEQDPGTFLKKETGGMHGVLVTAPSPIAFKQGLSALRRKGVLSLNGLPAGSFDLSIFDTVINGTTIRGSIVGTRKDLEEAISFALEGKVKATVHAAKLEDINTVFDDMKKGDISGRIVLEIAKPS, encoded by the coding sequence ATGATTCCTAAAACAATGAAAGCCGCCGTTATCCGTGGATTCGGGCAGCCTTTACACATTGAGGAAATGCCGGTCAAAGAGCCTGGCGAAAATCAAATCTTAGTTAAGGTGATCGCCTGTGGTGTTTGCCATACCGATCTGCACGCCTGCCAGGGAGACTGGCCCGCGAAACCAATGATGCCGTTAATTCCCGGGCACGAGGCATTGGGATATGTGGTTGCTTTAGGACGTGGCGTGAAGCATATCAAGGAAGGTGACATTGTAGGCGTTCCATGGTTATACAGCGCCTGCGGCAACTGTGATTATTGCTATACCGGCTGGGAAACGCTTTGCGAAACTCAGCAAAATGGCGGTTACAGTGTCGATGGTGGCTTTGCTGAATATGTTGTTGCCGACGCCGGCTATGTGGCCCATTTTCCTCCAAATATCAATTTCACAGAAATGGCTCCTATTATTTGTGCAGGAGTAACCGTGTATAAAGGTTTAAAACAAACTGATGCAAAATCAGGAGAATGGGTAGCCATTTCAGGTATCGGGGGCTTAGGCCACCTGGCTGTTCAGTATGCCAAAGCTATGGGCTTCCACGTGGCAGCCATTGATATTGCTGACGACAAGCTGGCACTGGCAAAAAGCCTGGGTGCCGATCTGGTAGTGAATGCCAAAGAACAAGACCCGGGTACATTTTTGAAAAAGGAAACCGGTGGTATGCACGGCGTATTGGTTACTGCACCCTCACCAATTGCTTTTAAACAAGGGCTTTCGGCACTGAGACGTAAGGGCGTACTCTCCTTAAACGGTTTGCCTGCCGGAAGTTTCGATCTCTCCATTTTTGATACCGTAATTAACGGCACTACTATCCGCGGTTCCATCGTTGGTACGCGAAAAGATTTGGAGGAGGCTATTTCATTTGCTTTAGAGGGCAAGGTGAAAGCCACGGTTCATGCGGCTAAGCTGGAAGATATTAATACGGTATTTGATGATATGAAAAAGGGGGATATCAGCGGCAGGATCGTGCTGGAGATCGCCAAGCCATCATAA
- a CDS encoding CHAD domain-containing protein yields MKHKEIDGIIRKRFEKLNTAYDQVRLHFRENDIRLFRVKVKKLQACLSLMERVKGHHHAICVPRHIADLYKLSGTIRTLQMQDRCIRETLTGKNMALPQTYLALLSYKILHAIEKLNKLISSYGPFGKEELNLVDLLPHQLSQGDIEKFIASKEDALKKLIAPIFPTDVALHEIRKELKNLLYLSPYIPIGIGTLSSFALLSTPAQIDSFTIVLGDFHDMNVAIDCLHAECMDIEINDDEKAVLRNIETQWMNERTSIREKVYDQIQKITASILPLASPVK; encoded by the coding sequence ATGAAGCACAAGGAAATTGACGGTATTATCCGAAAAAGATTTGAAAAGTTAAACACTGCCTATGATCAGGTCAGGTTACATTTTCGGGAAAATGACATCCGGTTATTTCGCGTAAAGGTAAAAAAATTACAGGCGTGCCTGTCTTTAATGGAGCGTGTAAAAGGCCACCATCACGCGATTTGTGTTCCCCGTCATATCGCGGATCTTTATAAACTATCAGGAACTATCCGTACACTACAAATGCAGGATCGTTGCATCCGGGAAACATTGACCGGCAAAAATATGGCGCTTCCGCAAACTTATCTGGCTTTACTATCATACAAAATACTACATGCTATTGAGAAGCTTAATAAACTTATAAGCAGCTATGGGCCTTTTGGGAAAGAAGAACTGAACCTTGTGGACTTATTACCGCACCAGTTAAGCCAGGGAGATATCGAAAAATTTATCGCCTCGAAGGAAGACGCACTAAAAAAATTAATTGCACCGATATTTCCTACCGATGTAGCATTACATGAAATCAGAAAGGAATTGAAGAATTTATTATACCTATCTCCTTACATCCCCATAGGTATTGGCACATTATCATCGTTTGCTTTACTGTCAACTCCAGCGCAAATCGACTCATTTACCATTGTTTTGGGGGATTTTCATGACATGAATGTTGCGATCGACTGTCTGCATGCGGAATGCATGGATATTGAAATTAACGACGATGAAAAAGCAGTGCTGCGAAATATTGAAACTCAATGGATGAATGAAAGAACCAGCATTCGTGAAAAAGTTTATGATCAAATACAAAAAATCACCGCTTCCATCCTACCGTTGGCATCACCGGTAAAGTGA
- a CDS encoding NAD-dependent succinate-semialdehyde dehydrogenase, with product MSIQTVNPNTNNVVKSFDEMSDKAVDAAVAQAESAYTEWRKTSYEQRAVLLHKVASLMREKKEQLATLITLEMGKLFAQAEGEVILSADIIDYYATNAKKFLGDKHLNPEHGKAFIRHSPIGVLFGVEPWNFPLYQVARFAAPNIMIGNTILVKHASIVPQCGIAIEDLFKEAGAPAGLYTNLLISGRRASALVADDRIKGVSLTGSEEAGASIAAEAGKHLKKSVLELGGSDAFIILEDADIDKAVEWAVVGRLNNNGECCVAAKRFIAVEAIADEFLAKFKDKLSAIIVGDPMDPKTELGPLSSEAAAVQIEGQVNKAVAEGATVVLGGKRPERPGAFMNPTILTDIKPGMSVYHEELFGPVASFYRVKDEQAAIKLANDSPFGLGGSVFTKDVKRGEHVADQIDTGMVFINHPTWTQADLPFGGTKRSGYGRELSELGIDEFVNKKLIRTSALSDPF from the coding sequence ATGTCCATACAAACAGTTAATCCGAATACCAATAATGTTGTCAAATCTTTTGATGAAATGAGTGACAAAGCAGTTGACGCTGCTGTAGCGCAGGCTGAAAGTGCCTACACTGAATGGCGTAAAACCAGCTACGAGCAACGTGCAGTTCTTCTACATAAAGTGGCCTCCCTGATGCGGGAGAAAAAAGAACAATTGGCCACACTAATTACCCTTGAAATGGGCAAGTTATTTGCACAAGCGGAAGGCGAAGTTATTTTAAGCGCTGATATAATCGACTATTATGCAACAAATGCCAAAAAATTTCTTGGCGACAAGCATTTAAACCCCGAACATGGCAAAGCATTCATTCGCCACAGTCCTATTGGTGTCTTATTTGGGGTGGAACCCTGGAACTTTCCATTATACCAGGTAGCGCGCTTTGCAGCACCCAACATCATGATCGGGAATACTATTTTAGTAAAACATGCGTCAATCGTTCCGCAATGCGGCATCGCCATTGAGGACTTATTTAAAGAAGCTGGTGCGCCCGCAGGACTTTATACCAACTTATTGATATCAGGTAGACGTGCCTCTGCCTTGGTTGCTGATGACAGAATAAAAGGTGTATCCCTTACCGGAAGTGAAGAAGCTGGTGCCAGCATTGCTGCCGAAGCAGGTAAACATTTGAAAAAATCTGTGCTGGAATTAGGCGGCAGTGATGCCTTTATTATCCTGGAGGATGCTGATATCGATAAAGCAGTAGAATGGGCCGTTGTAGGCAGGTTAAATAACAACGGGGAATGCTGTGTGGCAGCCAAGCGTTTTATCGCTGTTGAAGCTATCGCCGACGAATTCCTGGCTAAATTCAAGGATAAATTATCCGCGATCATCGTTGGTGACCCGATGGATCCGAAAACAGAACTAGGTCCGTTAAGCAGCGAAGCGGCCGCAGTACAAATAGAAGGACAGGTTAATAAAGCCGTAGCTGAAGGTGCCACCGTAGTGCTCGGTGGGAAAAGGCCGGAACGCCCGGGAGCATTTATGAATCCGACCATTTTAACTGATATCAAACCGGGTATGTCCGTATATCATGAGGAACTTTTTGGACCCGTGGCATCTTTTTACCGCGTTAAGGATGAGCAGGCAGCAATTAAACTCGCCAATGATTCACCGTTTGGTTTGGGGGGGTCCGTGTTTACGAAGGACGTGAAACGTGGCGAGCATGTAGCAGACCAGATAGATACTGGTATGGTGTTCATTAACCACCCAACCTGGACACAGGCTGACCTACCTTTTGGTGGGACCAAGCGTTCAGGATATGGCCGTGAACTTTCCGAGTTGGGTATCGACGAATTTGTAAACAAAAAGTTAATTCGCACAAGCGCGCTTTCAGATCCATTTTAA